The Mycolicibacterium insubricum DNA segment AGCGGGTGCTGCGCGACCCCGACGGCCGGCTCACACCGGTCAACGCCGGGCAGGCGGTGGGTTCGGTGACGACGGCGCGCCCGGCGGCCGCGGTGATCGACGACCTGTGCACCGGCGCGGCGGCGCTGCTGGCCCGCTGGGCCCGATCAGACCTTGACGGTGTTCCGGTTCAGTGACCGGGCGCCCATGATCAGGCTGAACACCACCAGTGCGCCGACCACCCCGACGCCGACCCGCACCGGGGTCGCGTCGGCGGCCGGTACCAGGGCGGCGGCCTGGTTGACCGGCGCGTCGGACGCCGCCGGACGGATCAGCGACGGATCCGGGTCGACCAGCGTGCCGACCGACGTGCCGCGCGGGGTGGCGAAGCCGTAGTCCAGCAGGCGGGCGGCCTGTTCCCACGGGGCGATCGGCAGCCGGGTGCCGCGCAGCAGCACCGCGACCAGCCGTCGTCCGTCGCGCTCGGCGGCGCCGACGAAGGTCTGCCCGGCGTCGTCGGTGTATCCGGTCTTGCCGCCCAGGGCCCCGTCGTAGTTGGTCAGCAGCTTGTTGTCGTTCTCCAGCTCATACGCCGGGTGATCACCGGCCTCCGGGGTGGAGTGGCCCGGGAACATGTAGGACCGGGTGGCGACGACCTGGGCGAACTCCGGTTTGGTCCAGGCGTAGCGGTAGAACAGCCCGATGTCGTAGGCCGACGTGCTCATCCCGGGCCCGTCCAGGCCCGACGGGGTGGCCACCCGGGTGTCGCGGGCACCGAGCTTGCTGGCCAGCGTGTTGAGCTTGCCGAGGGCGGCGTCCATGCCGCCGAGCTGGCCGGCCAGCGCGTGCGCGGCGTCGTTGCCCGAGTGCATCAGCAGGCCGTGCAGCAGGTCGTTGACGGTGTAGGTGCCCCCGACGTCGACGCCGACCTTGGTGCCCTCGGCGGCGGCGTCCTCGGCGGTCCCGGCGACCGGCTTGTTGAGGTTCAGGTCGTTGATGGCCTGGGTGGCCACCAGCACCTTGATGATCGACGCCGGGCGGTGCCGGCCGTGCGGATCGCGGGCGGCGATGATCTCACCGGTGTCCAGGTCGGCGACCAGCCAGGCCTCGGCCGAGACGTCCTCGGGCACCGGGGCGGTGTTGGCGGCCGTGACGATGCCGCAGTCACCCAGCGCGGCCCCGCCGACGGGTTTGGCCGGCACCGGCAGCGGAGCGGGGGCGTCCTCGCCGGGGGCGGGCACCTCGGAGGCGTCCACGGCCGGCGGGGTGTTGACCTGGTACGGGCAGCTGGGCGCGGGCGCCGGATCGGCGGCGGCCACCCCCGGGACCAGCACCGGTCCGGCCAGCAGAAACAGCGACGCGGCCAGGCCGGCGGCGCGTCGCGCGGTGCTGTGTAGCGGTGTTGTCGAGTTCCCCATCGCCAACCGAGGGTAGGGGACGGTAGTCGCGAAGTCCCGCCGCCGCGCGGCGAACGGTGTTATTTGTGATGCAGTTGTGGCGATTACCCCGGGATCGGGCAGTGCGCCAGCGCGGGGAACTCCAGCGACGACAGCCACAGCCGGTCGCCGGCCACCACGACACCGGTGACCGCGCCGAAGTCGTCGCGGTGGTCCTCGATGCCGGCGACGGGCGCCCCACTGTCGGGGTCGAAGGCCACCGCCCACACCATCGGCGAGATGGTGGGCAGCAGCCGCGAGGGCAGGCGCCACAGCAGTTTGCGCAGCACCGGGGCCCGCGGTGCCAGGAATTCGGCGGCGGTGACGATCGGGCTGACCATCGCCACCCAGATGCGCCCGTCGGGGCCGGTACAGATGTTGTCCGGCAGGCCGGACAGGTGCACCGCGAGTTCGGTGACGGTGCCCTTGTCCGGTCCGGTCAGCCAGTACTTCGACAGCTTTCGCGCCTGGGTCTCGGCGAACACCAGTGCCGAACCGTCGGCGGTGACGGTGAGCCCGTTGGCGAAGTACAGCCCGTCCACCACCGGGTGCACGCTGCCGTCGGGATCGAGGCGATACAGGCCGCCGGTTCCGCGGGCCTCGATGATCGCCGCCTGGTAGTGGTGGAAATGGAATCGGCTGGTCGACTCGGTGAAATAGATTGTGCCATCGGCGGTTTCGGTGACGTTCGAGCAGAACTTCAGTGCCCGTCCGTTCACCTCGGTGACCAGCGTGCGCAGCTGCCCGGTCGCCGGGTCCAGTGCCAGCAGCCCGCGCAGGCTGTCGCAGATCAGCAGCCGGTGATCGCGGGCGACGTGCAGGCCCAGCGGCCGTCCGCCGGTGTCGGCGACGACGGTCGTCGCGCCGTCGGGATGCACCCGCACGATGCGCCCGTCGACCAGACCGGTCCACAGGTCCCCGGCGGTGTCGACGACGACGTCCTCGGGCCCGTCGCCGGGCATCGGCACCACGGTCAGATCGGCGGGCGGGTACTGCGGCAGTTTCTCGACCGGGGGCGGGGTCCAGCGGACCGGGTGGATCGACGGTTTCGGCGGGGTGGCTGCGTTGGACGGCACGGGTTCGACGCTACGTCGGGCGGGCTCAGTAGAGGAAGGGAACCAGTGCCTTGCGGTCGCTCGGGTAGTCGGCGAAGCGCTCCTTGTACCACCGCTGGGTGTCGCGGGCCCGGGGGATCAG contains these protein-coding regions:
- a CDS encoding D-alanyl-D-alanine carboxypeptidase family protein, which translates into the protein MGNSTTPLHSTARRAAGLAASLFLLAGPVLVPGVAAADPAPAPSCPYQVNTPPAVDASEVPAPGEDAPAPLPVPAKPVGGAALGDCGIVTAANTAPVPEDVSAEAWLVADLDTGEIIAARDPHGRHRPASIIKVLVATQAINDLNLNKPVAGTAEDAAAEGTKVGVDVGGTYTVNDLLHGLLMHSGNDAAHALAGQLGGMDAALGKLNTLASKLGARDTRVATPSGLDGPGMSTSAYDIGLFYRYAWTKPEFAQVVATRSYMFPGHSTPEAGDHPAYELENDNKLLTNYDGALGGKTGYTDDAGQTFVGAAERDGRRLVAVLLRGTRLPIAPWEQAARLLDYGFATPRGTSVGTLVDPDPSLIRPAASDAPVNQAAALVPAADATPVRVGVGVVGALVVFSLIMGARSLNRNTVKV
- a CDS encoding SMP-30/gluconolactonase/LRE family protein, whose product is MPSNAATPPKPSIHPVRWTPPPVEKLPQYPPADLTVVPMPGDGPEDVVVDTAGDLWTGLVDGRIVRVHPDGATTVVADTGGRPLGLHVARDHRLLICDSLRGLLALDPATGQLRTLVTEVNGRALKFCSNVTETADGTIYFTESTSRFHFHHYQAAIIEARGTGGLYRLDPDGSVHPVVDGLYFANGLTVTADGSALVFAETQARKLSKYWLTGPDKGTVTELAVHLSGLPDNICTGPDGRIWVAMVSPIVTAAEFLAPRAPVLRKLLWRLPSRLLPTISPMVWAVAFDPDSGAPVAGIEDHRDDFGAVTGVVVAGDRLWLSSLEFPALAHCPIPG